Proteins encoded in a region of the Pseudomonas denitrificans (nom. rej.) genome:
- a CDS encoding peptidoglycan DD-metalloendopeptidase family protein — MTQSDQKAPYYPKSHLLAASGVAALLSLALLVFPSAEVEAKKTTLNLELENSTEQILQEKDDLRPNAVTEDDGSSPFAQIEGQPDNQNSAGKDAEKKNDLADSNQQPSPSASADPAWKSVTVGKGDTLSTVFAKAGLPANVVHDMLAASKDAKQFTRLDIGQDVDFLIDTKGELQGLKVKRSDLETISLNKSAKGYDFKRDLVKPSVHANYAHGRVDSSLFVAGKNAGLSHDLIMSMANILGYDIDFAQDIREGDSFDVIYESQQVQGKQVGTGSILAVRFVNRGKEYTAVRYTSKQGSTSYLRADGSSMRKAFIRTPVDFARISSRFSIGRFHPILNKIRAHKGVDYAAPIGTPIKATGDGKILEAGRKGGYGNAVVIQHGQRYRTVYGHMSRFAKGIRSGVAVKQGQIIGYVGMTGLATGPHLHYEFQVNGQHVDPLSAKLPTADPLSGPERKRFMAQAQPLIARMDQEKATFLALNKR, encoded by the coding sequence ATGACGCAATCCGATCAGAAAGCGCCGTACTACCCGAAGAGCCATCTGCTGGCCGCAAGCGGTGTAGCAGCGCTCCTCAGCCTGGCTCTGCTGGTGTTCCCCTCGGCCGAGGTCGAGGCGAAGAAGACCACGCTCAATCTCGAGCTGGAAAACAGCACCGAGCAGATCCTCCAGGAAAAAGACGATCTTCGACCCAATGCGGTCACGGAAGACGACGGCTCTTCGCCTTTTGCACAGATAGAAGGCCAGCCGGACAACCAGAACAGCGCCGGGAAAGACGCGGAAAAGAAGAACGATCTCGCCGATTCGAACCAGCAACCCTCCCCCTCCGCTTCCGCAGACCCTGCGTGGAAAAGCGTGACCGTGGGCAAGGGCGATACCCTTTCTACCGTGTTCGCGAAGGCCGGCCTGCCGGCGAACGTCGTGCACGACATGCTTGCCGCCAGCAAGGACGCCAAGCAGTTCACCCGTCTTGATATCGGCCAGGACGTGGACTTCCTCATCGACACCAAGGGCGAGTTGCAGGGCCTGAAGGTCAAGCGCAGCGACCTGGAGACCATCAGCCTGAACAAGTCCGCCAAGGGCTATGACTTCAAGCGCGACCTGGTCAAACCCTCGGTGCATGCGAACTATGCCCACGGCCGCGTCGACAGCTCGCTGTTCGTCGCCGGCAAGAACGCCGGGCTGTCCCACGACCTGATCATGTCGATGGCCAACATCCTCGGCTACGACATCGACTTCGCCCAGGATATTCGCGAAGGCGATTCGTTCGACGTGATCTACGAGTCCCAGCAGGTGCAGGGCAAGCAGGTCGGTACCGGCAGCATCCTCGCGGTGCGCTTCGTCAACCGCGGCAAGGAATACACTGCGGTGCGCTACACCAGCAAACAGGGCAGCACCAGCTACCTGCGCGCCGATGGCAGCAGCATGCGCAAGGCGTTCATCCGCACTCCGGTGGACTTCGCCCGCATCAGCTCGCGCTTCTCTATTGGGCGTTTCCACCCGATCCTGAACAAGATTCGTGCACACAAGGGCGTGGACTACGCGGCGCCTATCGGTACGCCGATCAAGGCGACCGGCGACGGCAAGATCCTCGAAGCCGGCCGCAAGGGTGGCTACGGTAACGCCGTGGTGATCCAGCACGGGCAGCGCTACCGCACCGTGTACGGCCACATGAGCCGCTTCGCCAAGGGCATCCGCTCCGGCGTGGCGGTGAAGCAGGGCCAGATCATCGGCTACGTCGGCATGACCGGCCTCGCCACCGGCCCGCACCTGCACTACGAGTTCCAGGTGAACGGCCAGCATGTCGATCCGCTGAGCGCCAAGCTGCCGACGGCTGATCCGCTGTCCGGCCCGGAGCGCAAGCGCTTCATGGCACAGGCGCAACCGCTGATCGCGCGCATGGACCAGGAGAAGGCAACCTTCCTGGCCCTGAACAAGCGCTGA
- the erpA gene encoding iron-sulfur cluster insertion protein ErpA, producing the protein MTIETFTPTPLMFSQGAANKVKNLIDEEGNPRLKLRVFVTGGGCSGFQYGFTFDEDTADDDTIVERDGVNLVVDPMSFQYLAGAEVDYQEGLEGSRFVIKNPNAATTCGCGQSFSI; encoded by the coding sequence ATGACCATCGAAACCTTCACCCCCACTCCGCTGATGTTCTCGCAAGGCGCTGCGAACAAGGTGAAGAACCTGATCGACGAAGAAGGCAACCCGCGCCTCAAGCTGCGGGTGTTCGTCACGGGCGGTGGCTGTTCGGGCTTCCAGTATGGGTTCACCTTCGATGAAGACACCGCGGACGACGACACCATCGTCGAGCGCGACGGCGTCAACCTCGTGGTCGATCCGATGAGCTTCCAGTACCTCGCCGGTGCGGAAGTGGACTATCAGGAAGGCCTCGAAGGTTCGCGGTTCGTCATCAAGAACCCGAACGCAGCGACCACCTGCGGCTGCGGTCAGTCCTTCTCGATCTGA
- the tyrS gene encoding tyrosine--tRNA ligase, whose amino-acid sequence MKSVEEQLALIQRGADEILVEAELIEKLKRGQPLRIKAGFDPTAPDLHLGHTVLINKLRQFQELGHQVIFLIGDFTGMIGDPSGKSVTRPPLTREQVLDNAETYKAQVFKILDPAKTEVAFNSTWMDQLSPADFIRLASQYTVARMLERDDFSKRYASNQSIAIHEFLYPLVQGYDSVALRADVELGGTDQKFNLLMGRELQRAYEQEPQCILTMPLLEGLDGVKKMSKSLGNYIGIQEAPGVMYSKLVSIPDTLMWRYFELLSFRSMEEIEGFKKDVEAGANPRDIKIKLAEEIVARFHGEEAAASAHKSAGNRLKEGELPEDLPEVEVAATEDLPIGAVLNKAGLVKNSAVARDLLSSGGVRVDGEVVDRSFVFKVGATHVLQAGKKAFARVSLVAE is encoded by the coding sequence ATGAAGTCGGTCGAAGAGCAGCTGGCGCTGATCCAGCGCGGTGCAGACGAAATTCTCGTGGAGGCCGAGCTGATCGAAAAGCTCAAGCGCGGCCAGCCCCTGCGTATCAAGGCCGGCTTCGACCCGACCGCTCCCGACCTGCATCTGGGACACACCGTCCTTATTAATAAGCTGCGTCAGTTCCAGGAGCTGGGCCATCAGGTGATCTTCCTGATCGGTGACTTCACTGGGATGATCGGTGACCCCAGCGGGAAAAGTGTTACCCGCCCACCCCTCACCCGCGAGCAGGTTCTCGACAACGCCGAGACGTACAAGGCCCAGGTTTTCAAGATTCTCGACCCCGCGAAGACCGAAGTAGCCTTCAATTCCACCTGGATGGACCAGCTTTCCCCCGCTGATTTCATTCGTCTGGCTTCCCAGTACACCGTTGCTCGTATGCTGGAACGCGATGATTTCAGCAAACGCTATGCCAGCAATCAGTCCATCGCCATTCACGAGTTCCTCTATCCGCTGGTCCAGGGCTACGACTCGGTGGCACTGCGTGCGGACGTCGAGCTCGGCGGCACCGACCAGAAGTTCAACCTGCTGATGGGGCGTGAGCTCCAGCGTGCCTATGAGCAGGAGCCTCAGTGCATCCTGACCATGCCGCTGCTCGAAGGCCTGGATGGCGTGAAGAAGATGTCCAAGTCCCTGGGCAACTACATCGGCATCCAGGAAGCGCCGGGCGTCATGTACAGCAAGCTGGTCTCCATCCCGGATACCCTGATGTGGCGTTACTTCGAGCTGCTCAGCTTCCGCTCCATGGAAGAGATCGAGGGCTTCAAGAAAGACGTCGAGGCTGGCGCCAACCCCCGCGACATCAAGATCAAGCTGGCGGAAGAGATCGTGGCCCGCTTCCATGGTGAAGAAGCGGCTGCTTCCGCGCACAAGTCCGCTGGCAACCGCCTGAAAGAGGGTGAGCTGCCGGAAGACCTGCCGGAAGTGGAGGTCGCCGCTACGGAAGACCTGCCCATTGGTGCCGTCCTTAATAAGGCAGGCCTGGTGAAGAACTCGGCTGTCGCTCGCGACCTGCTGTCGTCCGGCGGTGTGCGGGTGGATGGTGAGGTTGTGGATCGCAGCTTTGTCTTCAAGGTAGGCGCTACCCATGTCCTGCAGGCCGGCAAGAAGGCTTTCGCTCGCGTCTCCCTGGTCGCTGAGTGA
- a CDS encoding anhydro-N-acetylmuramic acid kinase — MPLYLGVMSGTSLDGLDIALIEQGEQTTLLASHYLPMPAALRADLLALCSPGPDEIARSALAENSWVRLAAQGINELLAREKLSASAIRAIGSHGQTIRHEPHLGFTVQIGNPALLAELTGIDVVADFRRRDVAAGGQGAPLVPAFHRALFGSEGRECAILNVGGFSNVSLLSPDKPVRGFDCGPGNVLLDAWIQEQRGEAYDRDGAWAASGSIDQTLLQKMLTDDFFAAKGPKSTGRERFNLNWLNAVLAGHGPAKAEDVQATLLELTAQSIAAALLDAQPGCEEVVVCGGGAFNATLMQRLAARMPGASVISSLERGVPPEWMEAMAFAWLAHRFFERAPGNCPEVTAAQGPRILGALYPA; from the coding sequence ATGCCGCTCTATCTGGGTGTGATGTCCGGTACCAGTCTTGACGGGCTGGACATCGCCCTGATCGAGCAAGGCGAGCAGACCACTCTGCTCGCCTCCCACTACCTCCCCATGCCTGCTGCGTTGCGCGCCGACCTTCTGGCACTCTGCTCTCCCGGCCCTGACGAGATCGCCCGCTCCGCCCTCGCGGAAAACAGCTGGGTACGCCTGGCTGCCCAGGGCATCAATGAACTCCTCGCCCGCGAGAAACTGAGCGCCAGCGCCATTCGCGCCATCGGCAGCCACGGCCAGACCATTCGCCACGAACCGCATCTGGGCTTCACCGTGCAGATCGGCAACCCGGCACTGCTAGCCGAACTGACCGGCATCGATGTCGTCGCCGACTTCCGCCGCCGCGACGTAGCCGCCGGCGGCCAGGGCGCACCGCTGGTGCCCGCTTTCCACCGTGCGCTGTTCGGCAGCGAGGGTCGCGAGTGCGCCATCCTGAATGTGGGCGGTTTCAGCAATGTCTCGCTGCTCAGCCCTGACAAACCGGTTCGCGGATTCGACTGTGGCCCCGGCAACGTCCTGCTGGATGCCTGGATTCAGGAGCAGCGCGGCGAAGCCTATGACCGAGATGGCGCCTGGGCTGCCAGCGGCAGCATCGACCAGACGCTGCTGCAGAAGATGCTGACCGATGACTTCTTCGCGGCAAAAGGCCCGAAGAGCACCGGACGGGAGCGCTTCAACCTGAACTGGCTGAACGCAGTCCTGGCCGGCCACGGCCCGGCAAAGGCTGAAGACGTGCAGGCAACCCTGCTCGAACTGACCGCGCAAAGCATCGCCGCCGCACTATTGGATGCGCAGCCCGGCTGTGAAGAAGTAGTGGTTTGCGGTGGCGGCGCCTTCAACGCGACACTGATGCAACGACTGGCCGCGCGCATGCCTGGCGCCAGCGTGATCAGCAGCCTCGAGCGTGGCGTACCACCGGAGTGGATGGAGGCAATGGCCTTTGCCTGGCTGGCCCATCGCTTCTTCGAACGCGCGCCCGGCAACTGCCCGGAAGTCACGGCCGCGCAGGGACCCCGTATCCTCGGCGCGCTCTACCCCGCCTGA
- the argC gene encoding N-acetyl-gamma-glutamyl-phosphate reductase has product MIKVGIVGGTGYTGVELLRLLAQHPQARVEVITSRSEEGVKVADMYPNLRGHYDGLAFSVPDVKRLGECDVVFFATPHGVAHALAGELLATGTRVIDLSADFRLQDAAEWAKWYGQPHGAPELLSEAVYGLPEVNREAIKSARLIAVPGCYPTATQLGFIPLLENGLADASQLIADCKSGVSGAGRGAKVGSLFCEAGESMMAYSVKGHRHLPEISQGLRRAAKGDVGLTFVPHLTPMIRGIHATLYARVADRGVDLQKLYEERYANEPFVDVMPAGSHPETRSVRGANVCRIAVHRPQGGDLVVILSVIDNLVKGASGQAIQNMNILFGLDEHLGLSNVALLP; this is encoded by the coding sequence ATGATCAAGGTCGGTATCGTAGGCGGTACGGGTTATACGGGCGTGGAACTGCTGCGCCTGCTGGCACAGCATCCTCAGGCTCGCGTCGAGGTGATTACCTCGCGGTCCGAGGAGGGCGTGAAAGTCGCCGACATGTACCCGAACCTGCGAGGCCACTACGACGGCCTGGCTTTCAGCGTGCCGGACGTGAAGCGTCTGGGCGAATGCGACGTGGTGTTCTTCGCCACTCCGCACGGCGTGGCCCACGCACTGGCCGGCGAACTGCTGGCGACCGGTACCCGGGTGATCGACCTGTCCGCAGACTTCCGCCTGCAGGACGCGGCGGAATGGGCCAAGTGGTACGGCCAGCCCCACGGTGCGCCCGAACTGCTGTCCGAAGCCGTCTATGGCCTGCCGGAAGTGAATCGCGAGGCGATCAAGTCCGCGCGCCTGATCGCCGTTCCCGGCTGCTACCCGACCGCTACCCAGCTCGGTTTCATCCCGCTGCTGGAGAACGGCCTGGCCGATGCCAGCCAGCTGATCGCTGACTGCAAATCCGGTGTCAGCGGTGCTGGCCGTGGTGCCAAGGTCGGTTCGCTGTTCTGCGAAGCCGGTGAAAGCATGATGGCCTACTCGGTGAAAGGTCACCGTCACCTGCCGGAAATCAGCCAGGGCCTGCGTCGCGCAGCCAAGGGCGATGTCGGCCTGACCTTCGTGCCGCACCTGACCCCGATGATCCGCGGTATCCATGCGACCCTGTACGCGCGCGTCGCTGACCGTGGCGTCGACCTGCAGAAGCTGTATGAAGAGCGCTACGCCAACGAGCCGTTCGTCGACGTGATGCCGGCAGGCAGCCACCCGGAAACCCGCAGCGTGCGCGGCGCCAACGTCTGCCGCATCGCGGTACACCGTCCGCAGGGCGGAGACCTGGTGGTGATCCTCTCGGTCATCGACAACCTGGTGAAGGGTGCATCCGGCCAGGCGATCCAGAACATGAACATCCTGTTCGGCCTGGACGAGCACCTGGGCCTGTCCAACGTCGCGCTGCTGCCGTAA